From Calditrichia bacterium:
CACCGCCGCAGGCATCATATTCGAACAATTTTAACAGCCCAACCAGCGATTTTATCGGCAACGGCTTTTTTCTTCGACTTCCTGCCGGATTCAACAATCGCGCCATTCATACGGCGCACAACTATTCTAACGGCGTAGAGCTGACCTATATGCTGACGGTACCGATTATCGTCGCGAACACCAATGCGCTGATCAGCTTCGACGAGATTGCCATTATTGAACCGGGCGAACCCGGTTCCGTTTTCGGCGATAACGATTTTTGGGATTACGTAATTGTGGAAGGCTCCGCCGATCGCGGTTTAACCTGGGAATATTTGCTCGACGGATACGATGCACGAGAATATCCCGAATGGTTATCCGCATACAATAACACCGGATCGATCGATTCCACGCTATATAAAAACCGGGTGATCGATATATTGGATACGTTTTCACCCGGCGAAGAAATCCTCATTCGCTTTCGCCTGTTTGCCGATGCCGCAGCCGTTGGTTGGGGATGGGCGATTGATAATTTGAATATCCAGAACGTTGTGGGCATCGCCGAAGACGGTGCGTTGCCGCAGGCGTTTACGTTGGCGCAAAATTATCCCAATCCGTTTAACCCGAGCACAACCATCAGCTACCAATTACCTCAAAACAACGATGTCGTGTTGAAAATTTACAACACACTCGGGCAAGAAGTCCGGACGTTGGTAAACGAACGCCAAAACGCCGGTCGTTACGAAATTGTGTGGGATGGGTTGAATAGCAACGGTGCGGCCGTTGCCAGCGGCATGTATATTTACAAAATCCAATCCGGTGAATTTACCCATCAGCGGAAGATGATGCTGGTTAAATGACGGTTATTTGAAAGAAGAGATTTACCATCGGTCATGCCCGATTGTCTTTATCGGGCATCCGGACCACCGGAATCGATTCCTGCTAAAAAATTGCGGGAATGACAAATGCTGCGGACAACGAATTCAGCAAAGCCGGTCATATAATGGACAGATGACCTGATAGCAAATAAAAAAATCGAACGCTACCCAAATAATCTCATAAGATTTTAACGAAAAAGCCCTGCAAATCAGCAACATTTGCAGGGCTTTTTTGGTTTCAGATTTCCGGCTTTTTTCATCTTGAAAAATTCCTCTGCCAAAATCGAATATATAATGATGTCCTCAAAAACGCCGTCTTTTAACACCTTTTGGCGCAACAACCCTTCCCGACTCATCCCGATTTTTTCCATCACTTTTTGAGATGCCACATTTTTGGGAATAAAATTGCCGTGAATCCGGTTCAGTCCGAGTTCCTCAAAACCATATTTCAAAAGTCGTTGCGCTGCTTCTGTAACAATACCTTTGTTCCACCACGTTCTGCCAATCCAATATCCGATTTCCGCAGATTTGTTGTGTGGATCAAAATCTTTCAAACTGATCGAGCCAACCAGCGCATTCACCTGTTTCAAAATAATTGCAAATGGTGTTTCCGTGCCGGATTCGCGCAGTTGCGGATGCATGGCAATCCACTGTTCCGCATCATGCCGGGTGTACGGATGCGGTAAACGGAGCGTCATTTCGTAAATTGAGTAGTCGTTTGCCAACTCTGCAACGCGCTCAGCATCGTTCATTTCAAACGGTCGCAAGCGCAACCGTTGCGTTTCCAAAAAAGATTTATAAATATTCATATGCTGCTCGTCAAAATTTAATGTCTGGTTACTTTCCTTTATGGAATATATATTGCTCAACCGATTTGTGGCGATTAATTTTGTAACTACTCAATTAAAGAACAGATTTCCGGCAGGTCAATGGATTTTGCCGAAATCCAAATGTGAACAAAAAATATTGTTTTCTGATGACTGAAAAGAAAGAGAATCCGCAAGCCGGCAACCCGCTTCACGGAGTAACCCTTGAGATGATGTTGAACCAGTTGGTTGACCATTACGGATGGGAAGAATTGGGGAAAATTATCAACATTCGCTGTTTTAATTACGATCCGAGTATTAAATCCAGCCTGAAATTTTTGCGCAAAACACCCTGGGCCAGAAAAAAAGTAGAAGATTTATTCC
This genomic window contains:
- a CDS encoding GNAT family N-acetyltransferase produces the protein MNIYKSFLETQRLRLRPFEMNDAERVAELANDYSIYEMTLRLPHPYTRHDAEQWIAMHPQLRESGTETPFAIILKQVNALVGSISLKDFDPHNKSAEIGYWIGRTWWNKGIVTEAAQRLLKYGFEELGLNRIHGNFIPKNVASQKVMEKIGMSREGLLRQKVLKDGVFEDIIIYSILAEEFFKMKKAGNLKPKKPCKCC
- a CDS encoding DUF2132 domain-containing protein, producing MTEKKENPQAGNPLHGVTLEMMLNQLVDHYGWEELGKIINIRCFNYDPSIKSSLKFLRKTPWARKKVEDLFRWLKASESYLSGDES